A genomic stretch from Corynebacterium sp. 21KM1197 includes:
- the ybeY gene encoding rRNA maturation RNase YbeY produces MSIEVFNESGYPGVNEEMLIDVASFTLGRMDIHPDAELTITIVDLETIADLHVRWMDLEGPTDVMSFPMDELTPGQRGQRPDATDPGPQMLGDIVLCPEFALRQAEVAGHGLDHELALLTTHGCLHLLGYDHATAAEEREMFALQNDLLADWYDDVSARGVEYQPKPSGAGAFPTAADRAALDEQVPGGGIPAIGEPKNP; encoded by the coding sequence ATGAGCATTGAGGTATTCAACGAGTCCGGCTATCCGGGGGTCAATGAGGAGATGCTTATCGACGTCGCCTCCTTCACCCTGGGGCGCATGGACATTCACCCGGACGCGGAACTCACCATCACGATCGTGGATCTAGAGACCATCGCGGATCTGCACGTGCGGTGGATGGACCTGGAAGGCCCCACCGACGTGATGAGTTTCCCGATGGACGAACTCACCCCCGGACAGCGCGGGCAGCGCCCGGACGCCACCGATCCCGGCCCGCAGATGCTGGGTGATATTGTCCTGTGCCCGGAGTTTGCGCTGCGCCAGGCGGAGGTGGCCGGGCACGGCCTGGATCACGAACTCGCCCTGCTCACCACGCACGGCTGCCTGCACCTGCTGGGTTACGATCACGCCACGGCGGCCGAGGAGCGCGAGATGTTCGCCCTCCAAAATGATCTGCTCGCGGACTGGTACGATGATGTCTCCGCGCGCGGGGTGGAATACCAGCCCAAGCCCAGCGGCGCGGGGGCCTTTCCCACGGCCGCCGATAGGGCCGCCCTGGACGAGCAGGTGCCGGGCGGCGGGATTCCCGCGATCGGGGAGCCCAAGAACCCATGA
- a CDS encoding hemolysin family protein: protein MTPLFLACATLVSLIFAGLLGTVESAVSSISRARVEQLVQEERPGARRLLAVLERRADHINLLVLLHTLLDAAAAVFAASLAFSLIDSQAWAFAAAIGGVTLVSFVVVGVFSRTAGRQNPYSISLRAAVLLGAVGTVLGPVTRLLIAMGNALAPGRGFRDGPYATEVELREMVDMAQEHGVVEVEERRMIQNIFDLASTTARQVMVPRPEMIWIEGTKTAGQATTLCVRSGHSRIPVVGENIDDIVGVVYLKDLVARTYHMSDGGRSVKVADVMRDAVFIPDSKPLDATLHDMQRDHNHLAMLVDEYGGIAGMISMEDVLEEIVGEITDEYDGTEEVPIEKIGPRTFRVVARVSLDDLEEEVHEQLGEKLDFDEETRDQVDTIAGLVAYGMGRVPLPGSTVEVSGLRLRTEGGHDRRGRVRVRHVVVEVPDPEAEASPDTGGEVGTEGGHTAR from the coding sequence ATGACCCCGCTCTTTCTTGCCTGCGCCACCCTAGTCTCCCTGATCTTCGCGGGATTGCTGGGCACCGTCGAGTCCGCCGTTTCCTCCATCTCCCGCGCACGGGTGGAACAACTGGTGCAGGAGGAGCGGCCGGGGGCGCGTCGATTGCTCGCCGTGCTGGAACGCCGGGCAGATCACATCAACCTCCTGGTGCTGCTGCACACGCTTCTCGACGCCGCTGCGGCGGTATTCGCGGCGTCGCTTGCCTTTAGCCTCATCGACTCGCAGGCCTGGGCCTTTGCCGCTGCCATCGGAGGGGTCACCCTGGTGAGCTTCGTGGTGGTGGGGGTGTTTTCCCGCACGGCCGGGCGGCAGAACCCGTATTCCATTTCCCTGCGGGCGGCGGTGTTACTGGGTGCGGTGGGCACGGTGCTCGGCCCGGTGACGCGCCTGCTCATTGCGATGGGCAACGCCCTGGCCCCCGGGCGCGGTTTCCGCGATGGCCCTTATGCCACCGAGGTGGAACTGCGCGAGATGGTGGACATGGCCCAGGAACACGGCGTGGTGGAGGTGGAAGAACGCCGCATGATTCAGAACATCTTTGACCTGGCCTCCACCACCGCGCGGCAGGTAATGGTTCCCCGCCCGGAGATGATCTGGATTGAGGGGACAAAAACCGCCGGGCAGGCCACCACCCTGTGCGTGCGCTCGGGCCATTCCCGGATTCCCGTGGTGGGAGAGAACATTGATGACATCGTGGGCGTGGTCTACCTCAAGGACCTGGTGGCGCGGACCTATCACATGAGCGATGGGGGCCGCTCGGTGAAGGTGGCGGATGTCATGCGCGATGCGGTGTTTATCCCGGACTCCAAGCCGCTGGACGCCACCCTGCACGACATGCAGCGCGACCACAATCACCTGGCAATGCTGGTGGACGAGTACGGCGGCATAGCCGGCATGATTTCCATGGAGGATGTGCTGGAGGAGATCGTGGGCGAGATCACCGATGAGTATGACGGCACCGAGGAGGTGCCCATCGAGAAGATCGGCCCGCGCACCTTCCGCGTGGTGGCGCGCGTATCCCTCGATGACCTCGAAGAGGAGGTGCACGAGCAGTTGGGCGAGAAGCTGGACTTTGACGAGGAAACCCGCGATCAGGTGGATACCATCGCGGGCCTGGTGGCCTACGGCATGGGCCGGGTACCGCTGCCCGGTTCCACCGTGGAGGTATCGGGCCTGCGGCTGCGCACCGAGGGCGGGCACGACCGTCGGGGCCGCGTGAGGGTGCGGCACGTGGTGGTGGAGGTGCCCGACCCCGAGGCGGAGGCCAGCCCGGATACCGGGGGCGAGGTTGGCACCGAGGGCGGCCATACCGCACGATAG
- a CDS encoding PhoH family protein: MAPYVLGINDQHIRVLSDLIDCDFFARGNEVSLTGPGPEVQRAKRALAELQATARRGVVITPDSVRHTVAIVSAEAPESAAQLAGAEIVARRGKVIRPKTLGQKAYVDAIDAHTITFGIGPAGSGKTYLAMAKAVQALQAKEVNRIILTRPAVEAGEKLGFLPGTLGEKIDPYLRPLHDALRDMVEPETIPKLMEAGIIEVAPLAYMRGRTLSNSFVILDEAQNTTREQMKMFLTRLGFGSTMVVTGDVTQVDLPGGQRSGLRGVREILRGVPDVYFAELGSADVVRHALVGKIVEAYQEYEEGQR; encoded by the coding sequence GTGGCTCCGTACGTGCTGGGGATCAACGATCAACACATACGGGTGCTCAGCGATCTGATCGACTGCGATTTCTTTGCGCGCGGCAACGAGGTGAGCCTTACCGGCCCCGGGCCCGAGGTGCAGCGCGCCAAGCGCGCCCTGGCGGAGTTGCAGGCCACCGCGCGGCGCGGGGTGGTGATTACCCCCGATAGCGTGCGGCATACGGTGGCGATCGTGTCCGCCGAGGCCCCGGAGTCCGCGGCGCAGTTGGCGGGCGCGGAGATCGTGGCGCGCCGGGGCAAGGTGATTCGCCCCAAGACCCTGGGGCAGAAAGCCTACGTGGACGCGATTGACGCCCACACCATCACCTTTGGTATCGGCCCCGCGGGTTCCGGCAAGACCTATTTGGCGATGGCCAAGGCCGTGCAGGCGCTGCAAGCCAAGGAGGTCAATCGCATCATCCTGACCCGGCCTGCGGTGGAGGCCGGGGAGAAGTTGGGCTTTCTGCCCGGCACGCTGGGGGAGAAGATCGACCCGTACCTGCGGCCCTTGCACGACGCGCTGCGGGACATGGTGGAGCCGGAGACGATCCCCAAGCTCATGGAGGCCGGGATCATCGAGGTAGCCCCGCTGGCGTACATGCGCGGGCGCACGCTGAGCAATTCCTTTGTGATCCTGGACGAGGCGCAGAACACCACCCGCGAGCAGATGAAGATGTTTCTCACCCGCCTGGGCTTTGGTTCCACGATGGTGGTCACCGGCGACGTCACCCAGGTGGATCTTCCCGGCGGGCAGCGTTCCGGCCTGCGCGGGGTGCGCGAGATTCTGCGCGGGGTGCCGGACGTGTACTTCGCGGAACTCGGCAGCGCGGACGTGGTGCGGCACGCCCTGGTGGGCAAGATCGTGGAGGCATATCAGGAGTATGAGGAAGGGCAGCGATGA
- a CDS encoding 16S rRNA (uracil(1498)-N(3))-methyltransferase — protein sequence MSLPVFLCEALSAETLPGTTLGLDGPEGRHAVTVKRIRVGERVELVDTRGVRAVAVVRAVEGKTSLRAEVESLAVEEPPRPRVTVVQALPKAERSELAIDLATQAGADAFVPWQAERCVARWAGTKEKKGREKWQAAAREAAKQARRARVPEVAAPVDTAGLIDLLRAEPEARALLLHEAAASPLAECDLDAEHLYLIVGPEGGIGEEEAERLRRAGAVPVRLGPEVLRTASAAMVGLAALGVLTSRW from the coding sequence ATGTCCCTTCCCGTTTTCCTCTGCGAGGCGCTGAGCGCCGAGACCCTGCCCGGCACCACGTTGGGGCTCGATGGCCCCGAGGGCCGCCACGCGGTGACCGTGAAGCGCATCCGCGTAGGTGAGCGCGTGGAACTGGTGGATACCCGTGGGGTACGCGCCGTGGCGGTGGTGCGCGCCGTGGAGGGCAAGACCAGCCTGCGCGCGGAGGTGGAAAGCCTCGCGGTGGAGGAGCCACCGCGCCCCAGGGTCACGGTGGTGCAGGCGCTGCCCAAGGCCGAGCGCTCGGAGTTGGCGATCGACCTTGCCACCCAGGCCGGGGCCGATGCCTTTGTGCCCTGGCAGGCGGAGCGCTGCGTGGCCCGGTGGGCGGGGACCAAGGAGAAGAAGGGCCGGGAGAAGTGGCAGGCCGCCGCCCGGGAGGCGGCCAAGCAGGCGCGCCGCGCGCGGGTTCCCGAGGTGGCCGCCCCGGTGGACACGGCGGGGCTGATCGACCTGCTGCGCGCCGAGCCGGAGGCGAGGGCGTTGCTGCTGCACGAGGCGGCCGCTAGCCCGCTGGCCGAGTGCGATCTTGACGCCGAGCACCTTTACCTCATCGTGGGCCCGGAGGGCGGTATCGGTGAGGAGGAGGCCGAGCGATTGCGCCGGGCCGGGGCGGTGCCCGTGCGGCTGGGGCCGGAGGTCTTGCGCACGGCGAGCGCGGCGATGGTGGGTCTTGCCGCCCTCGGGGTGCTCACCTCCCGCTGGTAG